A single genomic interval of uncultured Desulfobulbus sp. harbors:
- a CDS encoding YkgJ family cysteine cluster protein: MSEQPSTYRVSDIYACALCGFCCHGETTVSLDAHDQERMVKALGLPREEVERRYWRITGSIVQMQVRDGHCIFYDKEQGCTVHEGRPWRCRQWPLHPSMLADENNFTTITESCPGFKKGMEYKEFCRIFQALIDQGDAEKFSR; encoded by the coding sequence ATGAGTGAACAGCCTTCGACCTACCGTGTTTCCGATATCTATGCCTGTGCTCTGTGTGGATTCTGCTGCCATGGCGAGACCACCGTCTCCCTCGATGCCCATGACCAGGAGCGGATGGTCAAAGCCCTGGGACTTCCCCGGGAGGAAGTTGAGAGGCGATATTGGCGAATTACCGGCTCGATCGTCCAGATGCAGGTACGGGATGGGCATTGTATTTTCTACGACAAGGAGCAGGGGTGCACCGTCCATGAGGGCCGTCCCTGGCGTTGCCGCCAGTGGCCGCTGCATCCCAGTATGCTTGCCGATGAAAATAATTTTACAACCATTACCGAGTCCTGTCCCGGTTTCAAGAAAGGCATGGAATACAAGGAGTTTTGCCGTATTTTCCAAGCCCTGATCGATCAGGGGGATGCGGAAAAATTTAGTCGATGA
- a CDS encoding 23S rRNA (pseudouridine(1915)-N(3))-methyltransferase RlmH produces the protein MRLLIPFIGKTKQDYLDAGIRDYGGRLSRFATLDMPVLRERHNRKEPDEVIKLAEAGQLLERAQGASVNVALDPNGRELNSEELAALLTKWEDQGASSICFLIGGFLGLHQSVLDQASYKISLSRLTFTHEMTRLILLEQLYRAFTIRAGHKYHK, from the coding sequence ATGAGATTGCTGATCCCCTTTATCGGCAAGACCAAGCAGGACTACCTGGATGCGGGCATTCGTGATTATGGGGGGCGGCTTAGCCGTTTTGCCACACTCGATATGCCTGTGCTGCGTGAGCGGCACAACCGTAAAGAGCCCGATGAAGTTATCAAGCTTGCCGAAGCCGGCCAACTGCTCGAGCGGGCCCAGGGCGCGAGCGTCAATGTTGCCCTTGATCCCAATGGCCGCGAGCTCAACTCCGAGGAACTCGCCGCACTGCTGACCAAATGGGAGGATCAGGGCGCATCTTCGATCTGTTTTCTCATCGGTGGTTTTCTCGGGTTGCATCAATCGGTGCTTGATCAGGCTAGCTACAAAATCTCTCTCTCCCGGCTGACCTTTACCCATGAAATGACGCGCCTTATCCTGTTGGAGCAGCTCTATCGTGCCTTTACCATCAGGGCCGGGCATAAGTATCACAAGTAA
- the tsaE gene encoding tRNA (adenosine(37)-N6)-threonylcarbamoyltransferase complex ATPase subunit type 1 TsaE → MDNQTQPIDFFSQVCPSPEDLYPLASALAGVLKSGDILLLYGPLGAGKTTFTQALARELAVGEDQYVSSPSFALMHEYHGRLPIAHMDLYRLADEDDVEAAGLLDYLGGEAVCIVEWPDRLGALTPKCRLDITLEPLGHSLRRISLCPHGDDWQSRVTRLREQLARTAGAASLVAPRSDS, encoded by the coding sequence GTGGACAACCAAACACAACCGATCGATTTTTTTTCTCAGGTCTGCCCGAGTCCGGAGGATCTGTACCCTCTGGCGTCGGCCCTGGCCGGGGTACTCAAGTCAGGGGATATCCTTCTGCTCTACGGTCCATTGGGGGCAGGCAAGACAACCTTTACCCAGGCCCTTGCCCGCGAGTTGGCTGTGGGCGAGGATCAGTATGTGTCCAGCCCTTCCTTTGCCCTGATGCATGAATATCACGGCCGGTTGCCCATTGCCCACATGGATCTCTACCGCCTTGCCGACGAGGACGATGTAGAGGCAGCAGGATTGCTTGATTATCTCGGTGGCGAGGCAGTTTGCATTGTCGAATGGCCGGATCGTCTGGGAGCGCTGACCCCCAAATGCCGCCTTGACATCACCCTGGAACCCCTTGGTCACAGCCTGCGGCGAATCTCTCTTTGCCCACATGGCGATGACTGGCAAAGCCGGGTTACGCGTCTGCGCGAACAGTTGGCCAGGACCGCTGGAGCGGCGTCTCTCGTCGCCCCCCGCTCGGATTCCTGA
- a CDS encoding YcaO-like family protein has protein sequence MEKRLIILQPCKKQYTLDQDKACSPQATVARFHQRLKATNLDVLKEIRRIDNGRLDIPVYFSVCGEDARRIIGNKKQMGKGSTPEQSRASACMELGERFSFFSFLQDPNNFIVGDYAAMEAQGHPVLPMQTLLASVHDTQLDCATLRSLLADLPLRWTWAVRLSDNSPVLVPFSWFYAINEFNGPSAGNTYEEAVLQGISEVVERHVCALITRDRIPTPQIRIDSITDPVAVELLAKFRNNGIEISLNDFSLNTGIPTVAALAWDPSTFPESSEIVYTAGTTPDANKALIRALTEVAQLAGDFNSNANYVASGLPKPLALSEVAHVLNSGATIELMRMADLKDEDIYQEVQNCVAALGKIGMEVLVVDTTHPQLQIPAIYTIIPGAHFRERAMGGNAALFAAKLAAELLEGDALDSKLAAMQRLLPDAYALPFYRGRHLYELGLAEAALECFQEALQLLPNDEDLPYLYSYSGCCLRDLGRYEDAVAVLNKGLTHDEDRPDIYNTLGVCHFKLDQFQEAVRCFGRAVELNPASAIDFANLALNLERLGETKSAIANYEIALSQDPCIGFAAERLAALLATVSQA, from the coding sequence ATGGAAAAACGATTGATCATCCTGCAGCCCTGTAAAAAACAATACACCCTTGACCAAGACAAGGCCTGCAGTCCGCAAGCCACGGTGGCGCGATTTCACCAGCGGCTCAAAGCGACCAACCTGGATGTGCTCAAGGAGATTCGCCGCATCGATAACGGACGCCTCGATATTCCGGTGTATTTCAGTGTCTGTGGAGAGGATGCACGCCGCATCATCGGCAACAAAAAGCAGATGGGCAAGGGATCGACTCCGGAACAGTCCCGGGCCAGCGCCTGCATGGAGTTGGGCGAGCGGTTCAGTTTTTTCAGTTTCCTCCAGGACCCGAATAATTTTATTGTCGGTGATTATGCCGCCATGGAGGCCCAAGGCCATCCGGTGCTGCCGATGCAGACCCTGCTGGCTTCGGTGCACGACACTCAACTGGATTGCGCTACCCTGCGTTCCTTGTTGGCGGACTTGCCCCTGCGCTGGACCTGGGCCGTGCGGCTGAGCGACAACAGTCCGGTTCTGGTGCCCTTTTCCTGGTTTTATGCCATCAACGAGTTCAACGGACCTTCCGCCGGCAACACCTACGAGGAGGCGGTTCTCCAGGGAATCAGCGAGGTGGTCGAACGCCATGTCTGCGCCCTGATCACCCGTGACCGGATTCCCACCCCGCAGATCAGGATCGATTCGATCACCGATCCGGTGGCGGTGGAACTGCTGGCCAAGTTCCGCAACAACGGTATTGAGATTTCCCTCAACGATTTTTCTCTGAATACGGGCATTCCCACCGTCGCTGCCCTGGCCTGGGATCCTTCGACCTTTCCCGAGTCGAGCGAAATCGTCTATACCGCCGGAACAACCCCGGATGCCAACAAGGCCCTCATTCGTGCGCTGACTGAGGTGGCCCAGCTGGCTGGCGATTTCAATAGCAATGCCAACTATGTCGCCAGTGGCCTGCCCAAGCCGCTTGCGTTAAGCGAGGTTGCCCATGTACTCAATTCGGGCGCAACCATTGAGCTGATGCGGATGGCTGATTTGAAAGATGAAGATATCTACCAGGAGGTGCAGAACTGTGTCGCCGCCCTTGGCAAGATCGGCATGGAGGTGCTGGTGGTCGATACCACCCACCCGCAGTTGCAGATACCAGCCATCTACACCATCATTCCAGGGGCACACTTCCGCGAGCGGGCAATGGGCGGCAATGCAGCCCTCTTTGCAGCCAAGCTTGCGGCCGAACTCCTCGAGGGCGATGCGCTTGACAGCAAGCTGGCAGCGATGCAGCGGTTGCTGCCCGATGCCTATGCCTTGCCCTTTTATCGTGGTCGCCATCTCTATGAGCTCGGTCTTGCCGAGGCGGCCCTGGAGTGTTTCCAGGAGGCGCTGCAGCTCTTGCCCAACGACGAGGATCTTCCCTATCTCTATTCGTATAGCGGCTGTTGCCTGCGCGATCTGGGCCGCTACGAGGATGCCGTGGCAGTGCTGAACAAGGGGCTGACCCACGATGAAGATCGGCCGGATATCTACAATACCCTCGGGGTCTGCCACTTCAAGCTTGACCAGTTCCAGGAGGCGGTTCGCTGCTTTGGCCGGGCGGTTGAGCTCAACCCGGCTTCTGCCATTGATTTTGCCAATCTGGCACTCAACCTGGAGCGGCTCGGGGAAACAAAATCGGCCATCGCCAATTACGAGATCGCCCTGAGTCAGGATCCCTGTATCGGCTTTGCCGCAGAGCGGCTGGCTGCACTGCTTGCAACTGTTTCCCAGGCATAG
- the waaF gene encoding lipopolysaccharide heptosyltransferase II gives MISLPQSPGKILVWAPDRVSEAVLATPAVRTIRENFPEAELTLLVSPRVHDIFQFSPRVDRLLVYENEGEHRGLRGKLQLVRELRQQQFAVVIFIAGGWKGPLIAWLARIAVRAGHLTGVRGLLLTHGVHKTLEAVKKHEVDHYQRIMLGLGLRPSNNTLELFLFGDQIDAIKARVRTMADFEMGTQPLIGFIPGATYFPSKRWPVEHYAQLAQLICRDPRARIILFGSKAERATCTKIIAQSGAAAPRMLNMAGSARLIETIALLGECDVLVSSDSGLMHAAAALHVPIVALFGATDPRVTGPYSDNAVILHQPVLCSPCNKPRCPYKHMRCMKLISSDDVYAEVMGILAER, from the coding sequence ATGATCTCTCTGCCCCAATCCCCGGGAAAAATTCTTGTCTGGGCACCGGACCGGGTGAGCGAAGCGGTTCTCGCCACTCCCGCGGTCAGGACGATTCGCGAAAATTTTCCAGAGGCGGAACTGACCCTTCTGGTTTCTCCCCGGGTTCACGACATATTTCAGTTCAGTCCGCGTGTGGATCGGCTCTTGGTCTATGAAAATGAAGGCGAACACCGCGGCCTTCGCGGCAAGCTGCAGCTTGTGCGCGAGTTGCGTCAGCAGCAGTTTGCCGTTGTTATTTTTATCGCTGGTGGATGGAAGGGCCCTCTGATCGCCTGGCTGGCACGTATTGCCGTTCGGGCGGGACACCTCACAGGGGTGCGTGGGCTGCTGTTGACCCACGGGGTGCACAAAACCCTGGAGGCGGTGAAAAAGCATGAGGTGGATCATTACCAGCGAATAATGCTCGGCTTGGGGTTGCGGCCCTCGAACAACACTCTTGAGCTCTTTCTTTTCGGTGATCAGATCGATGCGATCAAGGCGCGGGTCCGTACCATGGCCGACTTTGAGATGGGCACCCAGCCGCTGATCGGATTTATTCCCGGAGCAACCTATTTTCCCTCAAAACGTTGGCCCGTGGAACATTACGCGCAGCTGGCGCAACTGATCTGCCGCGACCCTCGGGCACGAATTATATTGTTTGGTTCAAAGGCGGAACGGGCAACCTGCACCAAAATCATCGCCCAATCCGGAGCTGCTGCCCCGCGGATGCTCAACATGGCTGGGTCAGCCCGCCTGATTGAAACCATCGCCTTGCTTGGTGAATGTGACGTCCTGGTTTCCAGCGATTCCGGACTGATGCATGCGGCTGCTGCCCTCCATGTGCCGATTGTGGCGCTCTTCGGGGCCACCGACCCCAGGGTCACCGGACCCTACTCGGATAATGCGGTCATTCTCCACCAGCCCGTCTTATGCAGTCCCTGCAATAAACCCCGTTGCCCCTACAAACATATGCGCTGCATGAAACTCATCAGCAGTGACGATGTGTATGCCGAGGTCATGGGCATACTCGCAGAGCGGTGA
- a CDS encoding glycerophosphodiester phosphodiesterase family protein, whose translation MSAAECGRPPHIPDETLCIAHRGYRACFPENTLLAFAQSLGRSHMIELDVRLSRDGEVIVFHDELLCRTTNARLCASEWGLSSLQVIDWSLTELQRLDAGAWFLEADPFSSLGSKLVRAEDILVHLPQKIPTLDEVLCWSRKHAMRLNIELKDLAKVELNRLLVEAVIAALQRQQVEHLVLLSSFNHRLLPYCRGLAPDIACAALQEKTHPPELVAYLRDLQVCAYHPENALTDQALIALLWSAGIAVNVFTVNDHLRMKELAGFGVSGIITDYPHLSTCGQA comes from the coding sequence GTGAGTGCCGCTGAGTGCGGGAGACCGCCGCACATCCCCGACGAAACGCTCTGTATCGCCCACCGCGGGTATCGGGCCTGCTTTCCGGAAAACACCCTGCTTGCCTTTGCGCAAAGTCTTGGCCGCAGCCATATGATCGAGTTGGACGTCCGCCTCAGTCGTGATGGCGAGGTGATCGTCTTTCACGATGAGCTACTCTGCCGCACCACGAACGCCCGCCTATGTGCTTCTGAATGGGGACTCTCGTCTTTGCAGGTCATCGATTGGTCGTTAACGGAGCTGCAACGGCTGGACGCAGGGGCCTGGTTTCTTGAGGCCGACCCTTTCAGCAGCCTTGGCTCCAAACTGGTGCGGGCCGAGGACATTCTTGTCCATCTACCGCAAAAAATTCCCACCCTGGATGAGGTTCTCTGCTGGAGCCGAAAGCATGCGATGCGGCTCAATATCGAGTTAAAAGACTTGGCCAAAGTCGAGCTGAACCGCCTCCTGGTAGAAGCGGTTATCGCCGCGTTGCAGCGGCAGCAGGTTGAACATTTGGTCCTGCTCTCCTCGTTCAACCACCGACTGCTGCCCTATTGCCGCGGCCTGGCACCGGATATTGCATGTGCGGCCCTGCAGGAAAAGACGCATCCGCCTGAACTGGTGGCCTATCTGCGTGATCTGCAGGTCTGCGCCTACCATCCTGAAAACGCCCTCACTGATCAGGCCTTGATCGCTCTGCTCTGGTCTGCGGGCATTGCGGTGAACGTCTTCACAGTCAATGATCATCTTCGCATGAAGGAGCTTGCAGGGTTTGGGGTCAGTGGAATTATCACGGATTACCCGCATCTTTCCACCTGCGGTCAAGCCTAG
- a CDS encoding 3'-5' exonuclease produces the protein MCPSLPVIVFDFETTGQAPKYGDRPIEVGAVKIEQGVIVDRFQELMNPGFPISWFIESLTGISNELVTQAPPCEAVMARFARWLGESPLVAHNVGFDRSFLDAEFTHLGIERTNPMACTVLTARRLFPSAPNHKLATLVDFLGIPHEGVFHRALADAEMTGHLWIAMTELIRDRYGLAEVPFFLMQNLMKVGRAKVDRYLQNFAQRQQSSSLF, from the coding sequence GTGTGCCCGTCCCTCCCTGTTATTGTCTTTGATTTCGAAACAACTGGTCAAGCCCCCAAATATGGAGATCGTCCCATTGAGGTGGGGGCGGTGAAAATTGAACAGGGTGTCATTGTCGATCGTTTTCAGGAGTTGATGAATCCGGGATTTCCCATCAGCTGGTTCATTGAATCGCTCACCGGCATCAGCAACGAGCTCGTTACCCAGGCACCACCCTGCGAGGCGGTCATGGCCCGCTTTGCCCGATGGCTTGGCGAGTCCCCCTTGGTTGCGCACAATGTCGGTTTTGACCGCAGTTTTCTTGACGCCGAATTCACCCACCTGGGAATCGAGCGCACCAACCCCATGGCCTGCACCGTGCTCACCGCGAGACGACTTTTCCCCTCCGCACCCAACCACAAACTGGCAACCCTGGTCGATTTTTTAGGGATCCCCCATGAGGGCGTCTTTCATCGCGCTCTTGCGGACGCGGAAATGACGGGACACCTCTGGATAGCGATGACCGAGCTGATCAGAGATCGCTACGGTCTTGCGGAAGTGCCTTTTTTCCTGATGCAGAATCTGATGAAGGTCGGGCGGGCCAAGGTCGATCGCTACCTGCAGAATTTTGCCCAGCGCCAGCAGAGCTCCTCACTCTTCTAG
- a CDS encoding C-GCAxxG-C-C family protein → MGPDEMRERAIDLFLKRLHCSQVLAMVGHEKLGIEDPSVIKALGSFGGGIGGTGHVCGALVGAATVIGTLYSRSSLEEKENPRMWAATKAVMKSFKELTDEYGGIDCGQIARVDWMNRDQVKNFYGNAESRRQHCIQVVGETARLLGELLEKEAEIMATKEAEKKAQ, encoded by the coding sequence ATGGGGCCGGATGAAATGCGAGAAAGGGCTATTGATCTGTTTTTGAAACGTTTGCACTGCAGTCAAGTACTGGCCATGGTCGGCCACGAGAAGCTGGGGATCGAGGATCCCTCGGTCATCAAGGCCCTTGGTTCCTTTGGCGGCGGTATCGGCGGAACCGGTCATGTCTGCGGCGCTCTTGTCGGTGCGGCCACCGTGATCGGCACCCTGTACAGTCGTTCAAGCCTTGAAGAAAAAGAAAATCCGCGAATGTGGGCGGCCACCAAGGCGGTGATGAAATCCTTCAAGGAGCTCACCGATGAATACGGTGGCATTGACTGCGGCCAGATTGCGCGGGTCGACTGGATGAACCGTGACCAGGTCAAGAATTTTTACGGCAATGCTGAGAGTCGTCGACAGCACTGCATTCAGGTCGTGGGTGAAACAGCTCGACTGCTTGGTGAGCTGCTGGAAAAGGAGGCGGAGATCATGGCCACCAAAGAGGCGGAGAAAAAGGCTCAATAA
- a CDS encoding SH3 domain-containing protein, with the protein MHQRNLFSTVRACLLIAPMVIGLAGSLEAKSIGKDQVNIRSGPALNSKIIFTAPLGYPIKVEKEENNWSYFRDWQNNTGWVYKPLVSNIDTAVILVEKANVRSKATTNSKVVAVAEMGEIYTLLGKTGNWVKLGYYHGGAALGWIRDDLVFGE; encoded by the coding sequence GTGCACCAACGAAACCTCTTCTCCACTGTTCGCGCCTGTCTGCTCATTGCCCCGATGGTGATCGGGCTTGCCGGATCCCTGGAGGCAAAAAGTATCGGCAAGGATCAGGTCAATATTCGCTCAGGCCCTGCCCTGAACAGCAAAATCATTTTCACAGCTCCGTTGGGTTATCCGATCAAGGTGGAAAAGGAGGAGAATAACTGGAGTTATTTCCGTGATTGGCAAAACAATACCGGTTGGGTCTACAAACCGCTTGTGTCCAATATCGATACAGCAGTGATTCTGGTGGAAAAGGCCAACGTGCGCAGCAAGGCGACGACCAACTCAAAGGTAGTCGCGGTTGCGGAAATGGGCGAAATTTACACCCTTTTGGGGAAAACCGGCAACTGGGTGAAGCTTGGGTATTATCACGGAGGCGCTGCATTGGGCTGGATCAGAGACGATCTTGTCTTCGGAGAATAG
- a CDS encoding sigma-54 dependent transcriptional regulator: MSTAQILIIDTDASFIATLSGEIDHMGHRVAVAPTLDEGLKKASAHPYDVIFLNAEMSDGSGLEALPSLIETPSLPEVIILTDAADADQAEHAIKMGAWDYVERPVTARAMALSLVRAIQYRAKKNRHHPHVTLNQETRDEIVGSSLQMRRCLDRLALSADSDANVLISGETGTGKELFAWAIHNNSRRTGRRFVVVDCAALPETLVESILFGYERGAFTGAEKSQSGLIKRSDGGTLFLDEVGEMPLAVQKSFLRVLQERQFRQVGGGALLRSDFRLIAATNRDLSKMVQLHRFRKDLLYRLRAFTIELPALRERLDDIREIAAHHVEKICASYQQPTKSFSPDFFEYLNRYEWPGNVRELVNALERAIAAARQEPVLFPKHLPVYIRVHLARASIEQETDCAEQSSTNTTMTRIASLPRLVDVREAAISELEQNYLRDLMHRATTMQEACAISGLSRSRLYALLKKYALPSCFHTPE; the protein is encoded by the coding sequence TTGAGTACCGCGCAGATCCTCATCATCGACACCGATGCGTCGTTTATCGCGACCCTTTCCGGTGAGATCGATCACATGGGGCACCGGGTCGCAGTGGCCCCTACCCTGGATGAGGGGTTGAAGAAGGCCTCTGCGCACCCCTATGACGTAATCTTTCTCAATGCGGAGATGAGTGACGGCAGCGGCCTGGAGGCCCTGCCCTCACTCATTGAGACGCCATCGCTTCCGGAAGTGATTATCCTCACCGATGCCGCGGATGCCGACCAGGCCGAGCATGCCATCAAAATGGGTGCCTGGGACTATGTCGAGCGACCCGTCACAGCCCGTGCCATGGCCCTTTCGCTCGTTCGCGCCATCCAGTACCGTGCCAAAAAGAACCGACACCACCCCCATGTCACGCTCAACCAGGAAACCCGTGACGAGATCGTCGGCAGCAGCCTGCAGATGCGTCGCTGCCTCGATCGACTGGCCCTTTCTGCCGACAGCGATGCCAACGTGCTCATCTCCGGGGAAACCGGGACGGGCAAGGAGCTCTTTGCCTGGGCAATCCACAACAACAGCCGCCGCACCGGGAGAAGATTCGTGGTGGTGGACTGTGCCGCCCTGCCGGAAACCCTGGTGGAATCGATCCTCTTTGGCTACGAACGGGGTGCATTCACCGGAGCTGAAAAAAGTCAAAGCGGGCTGATCAAGCGGTCTGATGGCGGCACCCTCTTTCTCGACGAGGTGGGCGAGATGCCCCTGGCGGTCCAAAAGTCTTTTCTGCGCGTCCTTCAGGAGCGCCAATTTCGGCAGGTCGGCGGCGGCGCGCTGTTGCGCAGTGATTTTCGCCTGATTGCGGCCACAAACCGCGACCTGAGCAAGATGGTCCAACTGCATCGGTTTCGCAAGGATCTGCTCTACCGGTTGCGGGCCTTCACCATCGAACTGCCAGCCCTCAGGGAACGACTCGACGATATCCGCGAAATAGCCGCCCACCATGTAGAGAAAATTTGCGCAAGCTATCAGCAACCGACCAAGAGTTTTTCTCCTGATTTCTTCGAATACCTCAACCGCTATGAGTGGCCGGGCAATGTCCGCGAACTGGTCAACGCCCTGGAACGGGCCATAGCCGCCGCCCGCCAGGAACCCGTCCTCTTTCCCAAACACCTCCCGGTCTACATCAGGGTGCATTTGGCCCGTGCCTCCATTGAACAGGAAACCGATTGCGCCGAGCAATCAAGCACCAACACAACCATGACCCGAATTGCATCTCTCCCGCGCCTGGTGGATGTACGAGAGGCTGCGATCAGTGAGCTTGAGCAGAACTACCTCCGGGATTTGATGCATCGGGCAACCACCATGCAAGAGGCCTGTGCCATTTCCGGGTTATCCCGTTCCAGGCTGTATGCATTGCTGAAAAAGTATGCGCTTCCCTCCTGTTTTCACACGCCTGAATAG
- a CDS encoding ABC transporter substrate-binding protein yields the protein MKKLYLLLSLLCLTLLTPPPSRAGEKLTVLLDWFVNPDHAPLYVALENGYFSKRGLDVELIAPSNPNDPPKLVAAGKADIALSYQHQHQMQVDQGLPLVRIATLIATPLNSLVVLENGKINSIKDLKGKTIGYSVGGFETALLKVMLEKEGLLLEDVKLVNVNFSLSPSLFTGQADAVIGAFRNFELNQMALEKRPGRAFLVEEYGVPAYDELILVANTKSIHDPKLRKFVDAVEEGVQYLVNHPDKSWQLFVSHGRESLDDELNRRAWKDTLPRFALRPGALDKNRYNRFAQFLLKEKIVSKVPELDSWAVELD from the coding sequence ATGAAAAAACTTTATCTGCTGCTGTCCCTGCTCTGCCTGACCCTGCTGACGCCCCCCCCCTCCCGTGCAGGGGAAAAATTGACGGTCCTGTTGGACTGGTTCGTCAATCCGGACCATGCCCCCCTCTATGTGGCCCTGGAAAATGGCTATTTCAGCAAACGAGGACTGGATGTGGAGCTGATCGCCCCATCCAACCCCAATGATCCCCCAAAACTGGTCGCTGCCGGCAAGGCTGACATTGCCCTCTCCTATCAGCACCAGCACCAGATGCAGGTGGATCAGGGGTTGCCGCTGGTGCGCATCGCCACTCTGATCGCCACTCCGTTGAACTCGTTGGTTGTCCTGGAGAACGGCAAGATCAACTCGATCAAGGACCTCAAGGGAAAGACCATCGGCTATTCCGTGGGTGGTTTTGAAACCGCGCTGTTGAAAGTGATGCTCGAAAAGGAGGGGTTGCTTCTTGAGGACGTCAAGCTGGTCAATGTCAACTTTTCCCTCTCCCCTTCCCTGTTCACCGGCCAGGCGGACGCGGTTATCGGTGCCTTTCGTAATTTCGAGCTCAACCAGATGGCCCTTGAAAAACGTCCCGGCCGGGCCTTCCTGGTTGAAGAGTACGGCGTCCCGGCCTATGACGAGCTGATCCTGGTGGCCAATACAAAATCGATTCACGATCCCAAACTACGTAAGTTTGTCGATGCGGTTGAAGAAGGGGTCCAGTACCTGGTGAATCATCCCGACAAAAGCTGGCAACTCTTTGTTAGCCATGGCCGGGAAAGCCTGGATGACGAGTTGAACCGCCGTGCCTGGAAAGACACCCTGCCCCGTTTCGCCCTTCGCCCGGGCGCCCTCGACAAGAACCGCTACAACCGCTTTGCCCAGTTTCTCCTCAAGGAGAAAATCGTGAGCAAGGTGCCCGAGCTCGATTCCTGGGCCGTGGAACTGGACTGA
- a CDS encoding ABC transporter permease, protein MKHLRGPILACGLLILWQILVLVTDVPAFILPGPIPVTKALASHLPLLLGHLHTTLTEIVLGLVLGTLLGTTSALAMVLSPLLKRWMLPILVISQAIPVFALAPVLVLWLGYGMASKVAMAVLIIFFPVTASFYGGMQRTDPELLELARIMGAGPLALLRTIVIPSALPAFASGLRVATAVAPIGAVVGEWVGSSEGLGFYMLHANARMQIDLMFAALALLAAVSLLLYFCIDRLLDRLIYWQPNQGTSL, encoded by the coding sequence ATGAAGCATCTGCGCGGCCCCATCCTTGCCTGTGGCCTGTTGATTCTGTGGCAGATCCTGGTCCTCGTTACCGACGTGCCCGCCTTCATCCTTCCCGGTCCGATACCGGTGACCAAGGCGCTGGCCTCACATCTGCCCCTGCTCCTTGGCCATCTGCACACCACCTTGACCGAGATTGTCCTTGGCCTGGTTTTGGGCACCCTCTTGGGCACCACCAGTGCCCTGGCCATGGTACTCTCGCCACTGCTCAAACGATGGATGCTGCCCATTCTGGTGATCAGCCAGGCCATACCGGTCTTTGCCCTGGCTCCGGTACTGGTGCTCTGGCTGGGGTACGGCATGGCCTCCAAGGTGGCCATGGCGGTTTTGATCATCTTTTTTCCGGTGACCGCCTCCTTCTACGGCGGCATGCAGCGAACCGATCCCGAACTGCTGGAACTGGCGCGCATCATGGGCGCCGGGCCTCTGGCCCTATTGCGCACCATCGTCATCCCCTCGGCCCTCCCGGCCTTCGCCTCCGGCCTGCGGGTGGCCACCGCGGTTGCCCCCATCGGCGCCGTGGTCGGAGAATGGGTCGGCTCTAGCGAGGGACTTGGCTTTTACATGCTTCACGCCAATGCCCGCATGCAGATCGATCTGATGTTTGCGGCCTTGGCCCTGCTGGCGGCGGTATCGCTGTTGCTCTACTTCTGTATCGATCGTCTACTGGACAGACTCATTTACTGGCAACCCAACCAAGGAACATCATTATGA